A DNA window from Paenibacillus andongensis contains the following coding sequences:
- a CDS encoding copper amine oxidase N-terminal domain-containing protein: MKWKLNIVVSIAVLGSLLSSAVYAEPKHDKGSDQSSSSSSSSASSSTSSSTSSSTSSSTSSKSSSSSNDQVDVKLKEKKEKKEKKVSGERETVTSSTYGSHGHMGYRGLQNAYEHVKDRPAGAIISKLLEKYNLQLHDTTNIGSVLSDAVIEAENSGDLDTAADIQKEVVKTDSANLDVYKKLGSLNSKKGKLGVKAYVNGLEPNFEVPPFIKDGNTLVPFRAIAEALQATVTWNPEDNSVTVVKDGVTVKLVIGVRKAFINGQAVDLEVAGEVYNGSTMVPARFISEALKANVQWEPESQSVVINEAEEQTPAQDAAQE; encoded by the coding sequence ATGAAATGGAAACTTAACATTGTGGTCTCGATAGCAGTTCTGGGTAGTTTATTAAGTTCTGCGGTATATGCAGAGCCTAAGCATGATAAGGGTTCGGATCAATCTAGTTCGAGTTCGAGTTCGAGTGCAAGTTCGAGTACAAGTTCGAGTACAAGTTCGAGTACAAGTTCAAGTACGAGTTCTAAATCAAGTTCAAGTTCTAACGATCAAGTGGATGTGAAGCTGAAGGAGAAAAAGGAAAAGAAAGAAAAGAAGGTTTCAGGAGAACGTGAAACGGTGACTTCATCTACTTATGGTTCTCATGGACATATGGGGTATAGAGGGTTACAAAACGCGTACGAACATGTCAAAGATCGCCCTGCCGGTGCCATCATTTCCAAACTGCTGGAAAAGTACAATTTACAGTTACATGATACGACGAACATTGGCTCAGTTCTCTCCGATGCTGTCATTGAGGCAGAGAATAGCGGGGATTTGGACACCGCGGCGGATATTCAGAAAGAAGTCGTTAAAACCGACTCAGCGAACCTTGATGTATACAAAAAGCTGGGATCACTGAATAGCAAAAAAGGCAAGTTAGGTGTCAAAGCCTACGTTAACGGTCTAGAACCTAACTTTGAGGTCCCGCCATTTATTAAAGATGGGAACACGTTAGTCCCTTTCCGAGCGATTGCTGAAGCCTTGCAGGCTACGGTTACTTGGAATCCAGAAGATAACTCGGTTACCGTAGTGAAAGATGGTGTCACAGTGAAGCTTGTGATAGGTGTTCGTAAAGCCTTTATTAATGGACAAGCCGTTGATCTAGAAGTGGCTGGGGAAGTCTATAATGGGTCCACGATGGTGCCAGCTCGCTTCATTAGTGAAGCGCTCAAAGCCAATGTGCAGTGGGAACCAGAATCACAAAGCGTCGTGATTAACGAGGCTGAAGAACAAACGCCGGCACAAGACGCGGCACAGGAGTAA